Proteins encoded in a region of the Bacillota bacterium genome:
- the rsmA gene encoding 16S rRNA (adenine(1518)-N(6)/adenine(1519)-N(6))-dimethyltransferase RsmA: protein MPTRIATLTSTRQLIKKHGLHVKKGLGQHFVIDNRILELMVESARVTEVDIVVEIGPGVGCLTQHLAEKAGWVIAVEVDRSLEPVLNEALGGYKNIGFVWGDILRTDLDAVVAEYRGTSVEQILPYKVVANLPYYITTPIIMTILEKHVRAQLLVVMIQKEVAERITARPGSKDYGVLSIAAQYYAETTLVSLVPPTAFFPLPEVESAIIKLERRSVPPVKVIDENLFFQIVRRSFGQRRKTLLNSLGGLGMGISKEMLREVLEQVGIDSQRRAETLDLEEFAVLTNTLAPLVIK, encoded by the coding sequence ATGCCAACCAGAATTGCTACTTTAACTAGTACCCGTCAATTAATCAAGAAACATGGGCTGCACGTCAAGAAAGGCTTGGGACAGCATTTTGTGATCGATAACCGCATTTTAGAACTGATGGTGGAAAGCGCCAGGGTTACGGAAGTAGACATAGTTGTTGAGATTGGTCCAGGTGTCGGTTGCTTAACCCAGCACCTGGCCGAGAAAGCCGGCTGGGTGATCGCGGTTGAAGTCGACCGTAGTCTGGAACCGGTACTGAACGAGGCGCTGGGCGGATATAAGAACATCGGCTTTGTCTGGGGCGATATTTTGCGCACGGATCTGGATGCGGTGGTTGCAGAATATAGGGGTACATCGGTTGAGCAGATATTGCCATATAAAGTGGTGGCTAATTTGCCATACTATATCACCACGCCAATCATTATGACCATATTAGAAAAGCATGTTCGCGCACAGTTGCTCGTGGTGATGATTCAGAAAGAGGTGGCGGAAAGAATCACAGCCCGACCTGGTAGTAAGGATTACGGAGTACTTTCGATTGCTGCCCAATACTATGCGGAAACAACCCTTGTCAGTTTGGTTCCCCCGACGGCTTTTTTTCCTCTCCCAGAAGTGGAATCAGCGATCATTAAACTGGAACGCCGGTCAGTTCCACCAGTAAAAGTGATTGATGAAAACCTGTTTTTCCAAATCGTGCGACGCTCTTTCGGCCAACGCCGGAAAACCCTGCTCAATTCGCTGGGGGGCTTGGGTATGGGTATTTCTAAGGAAATGCTCCGCGAGGTTTTGGAGCAGGTGGGAATTGACTCCCAGCGCCGGGCGGAAACCCTCGACCTGGAGGAATTTGCTGTCCTGACCAATACCCTGGCTCCGTTAGTAATTAAATAA